A genomic region of Plasmodium malariae genome assembly, chromosome: 14 contains the following coding sequences:
- the PmUG01_14014900 gene encoding fam-l protein codes for MLNNYIIREQIKSLLFINVAGFMLLGCIYPFCSDSSIFNKSLDENFHFRKTLKGRTYRLLTKHKQDEDSDIANIKEVMAYNKVNEKKNRCNNNEELTGKNKIYDVRLLNNSRGDNKDKQSKSCIYETKEYSHLEKKIFKNLDYIDFIKNNKTISDKFYKKIIRKKYGLRLVLPLILFLLLSFCLILNFSLDMALKKGLLNVFSSWSSFTNLKSTLDTIGEGTLGFFWKAIFGTGVNSLSTLYVIIIYFLPIFILGVIFLMATFYYHKKVKKYEKIKFRKR; via the exons atgttaaataaCTATATAATAAGGGAACAAATTAAATCACTCTTATTTATTAACGTTGCTGGTTTTATGCTTTTAGGTTGTATATATCCTTTTTGCAGTGATTct agcatatttaataaatcttTGGACGAGAACTTTCACTTTCGTAAAACATTAAAGGGAAGAACTTACCGTTTACTAACAAAGCATAAACAAGATGAGGATTCAGATATtgcaaatataaaagaagttATGGCATATAATAAagtgaatgaaaaaaaaaacaggtgtaataataatgaagaacTCACagggaaaaacaaaatttatgatgtacgtttattaaataattctcGGGGCGATAATAAAGATAAGCAAAGTAAATCTTGTATATATGAAACAAAGGAATATTCCcatcttgaaaaaaaaatattcaagaACCTTGATTACAtagattttattaaaaataacaagaCAATTAGTGATaagttttacaaaaaaataatacgtaaaaaatacGGATTACGACTTGTTTTACCATTAATATTGTTCTTATTGTTATCATTTTGCctcatattaaatttttcattggATATGGCACTTAAAAAAGGGTTATTGAATGTATTTAGTTCTTGGTCCAGttttacaaatttaaaaagcaCTTTGGATACTATAGGAGAAGGAACTTTAGGATTTTTTTGGAAAGCTATATTTGGTACAGGGGTTAATTCATTAAGTAcgttatatgtaattataatatatttcttaccTATCTTCATATTGGGtgtcatatttttaatggcaaccttttattatcataagaaagttaagaaatatgaaaaaattaagttcagAAAAAggtaa